GCTCTATTGTATAACAGAGCAGTTGACGTTTTTATAAGATCTCATTTATTAAATCTAATTCTATATGTGATAATTATGGCCAAGCTAGAGAGTAAAATGAAATACAAAGAGCTCGTGGATGTCTATGAATCATTGAATTCCACCACCAAAAGACTTGAAAAAACAACAATTCTTGCGGAGTTTCTAAAAAATACCGACGCAGAAATTCTTCCAATTGTCACTTTATTATCATTGGGCAAAGTATTTCCAACATGGAGCGAAAAAGAGATGGGAGTGGGCCTAAAAATCCTTATGAAAGCCATATCATTAGTTGTAGGAGTAAGTCCTGAAGCTGTGGAGGACAGTGTAAGGGACAGGGGAGACATCGGTTTAGCTTCGGAATATCTTTTCAGTAATAGATTTCAATCAACTCTATTTACAATGCCCCTAACTATAGTCAAAGTTTACAACAATATGGAAAAAATGGCAGATAAATCAGGGAAAAAAGCACAGGGAAAAAAGATAGAAATTTTACGTGAACTTCTTTCATCTGCATCACCAAAAGAAGCTAAATACATCACAAGAACCGTTCTGGAAGAGCTTAGAGTTGGACTCGGAGAAGGTACACTCAAAGATGCCATTTCAGAAGCTTTTAACATAAACAAGGAAGTTGTAGAAAGAGCCATGATGCTTACAAATGATCCCGGCCTTGTTGCAGAAGTAGCCAAAGAAGAAGGGGAAGAAGGGCTTAAAAATCTGACACTTATACCTGGAAAACCTGTAAAACCAATGCTTGCCCAACTTTCAAAGAGCGTTAAAGATGATATTAAAGAAATGGGCTATGCCCTCTGTGAAGTTAAATATGATGGTTTCAGAGTTCAGATTCATAGAATTAGAGATGAAATCAAAGTTTTCACAAGAAGGCTGGACAACATAAAAGATGCAGTTCCAGAAATCGTTGAATACATCGAAAACTGCCTGCCTCATAAAGATTTTATTGTTGAAGGAGAAATAATCGCTATGAGAGAAGGAAAGCCAATTTCCTTCCAGTATGTCCTTCAAAGAGTGCGAAGAAAGTATGAAGTTGAGAGATTACGGCTTGAAGTTCCATTAACATTGTATCTTTTCGACACTCTTTACTTCGAAAAACCACTTATAGATACGCCGTTTGAGCAAAGGCGTAAAATACTTGAATCAATCTCTAAAATAGATGATGGAAAATTTGGTCTCAGTACCCAGGTCAAAGTAACACCAGAACATACCGCATATGCAGAAGACCTTTTCAAGCTTGCAATTGAAAAAGGGCATGAAGGGATAATGATAAAAGACCCGCATGCCCCATATATGCCCGGTATAAGAGGTAAAAAGATGCTTAAATTTAAAGCTACGCCTGAAACTCTGGATTTAGTAATTGTAGGTGGAATATACGGCAGAGGGAGAAGGGCAAACCTCATAGGTTCTTATCTTGTTGCTGCGCAGGATGGAACTGGAGCTTTAAAAACAATAGCACATACCGCAACTGGACTCGATGATAACACCTTACTCGAGCTTTCCAACAAAGTTGAAAGCTCGATTATAGAAAAAAAAGGCAGGAAAGTAAAATCAGAACCTGAGATTATCCTTGAAGTCGCATTCAGTGAGATTGTTAAAAGTCCAGAATACGAAGGTGGTTACTCATTAAGATTCCCTGTTGTTAAAAGAATAAGGGAAGATTTAAGTATTGAAGATATTGACACTGTTGAACGCGTGGAATCAATTTTTAAGAGTAAAAGTTAATTTCATAGCACATTTCATGTTTATTTTTTTACTTGGAATTAATGAGTTTTGCAAATAAATGAAAAATATCAAGATAATATTAGATACTACCATTCTAGCCCTAGTCTAGCTATATTGCGCCTCATTTCAATTTATTTCATAAAATAAAAGGTAAATACTTAAATATACCAATATTGAAATACTTCAATTGGCCAATGGAGTAGATCAATATGAAAGATAGTCAAATTTTTACAGTAGCCTTGATAATTGCAATTTTAGGTTTATCAGGAATGATACTGCTTTCAGACAAAATAACACCTCAAGAAATTAAGATAAAAGACCTAAACAAAGGAATGCTTGATGAAGATGTATCAGTTGTGGGCATGGTCGAGAAAATAGACAAATCCCCAAGAAGCAATACTTATTTTTTACAGTTAAGAGATGGAACTGGGAAAACAACGGCCGTAGTATTTGATAATGCAGTATTAGACCTTGAAAAGAATAATTTAACTCCACTGTCCTTTGTAAATCATAGGGTGAAAATAACAGGGAAAGTGCAGCAATATAATGGAAATATGGAGCTGATTTTAAATGATGGAGAATCCCTAAAAATACTTGTTTAAATATGCAGTTTATGACTATTCATCCTTTAAAACCCCTATATCTAAAGTATAATTTTTAATTTCACTCAGTATATCCTTTGCATAGTAAGATGAAAATATTATGCCCAGTACGCTAACCATCCAGAAAGAAACTAACCTGTCTGCAAGAGCTATACTTCCACCTAGCGCTGCTGGAACTCCAAAAAGTGCGAAAAGTCCAGTAAGGGATAATTCGATTGATCCTATTCCTCCAGGAAGTGCAGAAGCTATTCCAATAATATTTGCCAGGATCAGTATTATAATAACTGAAGTAAAACTTATCTGAACATTAAATGCATAAAATACTACATAAAGCCTGAAACATTCTAAAATCCACGACATAAATGCTAAAATAGATACAAAAACTAAATTTTTACTTGTTGTAAAGGAATTTGTATGGCTGGTCATTCCTTTTAACCCTTCTGTAAACTTGAGATATATATTATCCAGGGTTTCATTATTAATGGGTAATTTACATAAAACCGGGTGAATTTTATTATATATCCATATACTAGTGTCTTCTCTCCAGTTTACAAGATATACCAGCAGTACCATTATTAAAGACCCAACAGCCCCCATAATAGACACGAAACGCATGTTTTCTATCCATATAGAAGAAATAATAAGAAGAAGTGCCACAATTAAAAAGTCAAAGAGCCTTTCAGTTAATCCTGCGGACAATCCTTCAGATAGGGATATTTTATTGATCTTTTTACCCGCAAGTGCGTTTAGAACTTCACCTGCTGTCCTCATTGGGGAAAAGTTCCCTGCAAAAAGCCCTATTGTTTTAACAATATAATTATTTTTAATTTCAAAGGGCTTATTTATTATAAATCCCCATCTAAGAGCCCTTACTTCAATAACCAGAAGGTGAATTAAAAGAGCCACCAAAAGCCATTCCCACTTAGCAGTTTTAAAAGCATTTATAATATTAACAGGCCCTATCCACAATACAAGCAAAACAATTAAAGCTATACTGACAGCGAATACGTAAAATCGTTTCAATTAGATTCCTCACTTGCTTTCTCTTTGATATTTTATAGATAAGCTCATTGAAGTATGTCTATAACCAATCGTTATAAAACTATGTAAAGCATGTTCCTAAAACAAATTGTTTAATAATTATAAAATAATTGAAGATGCTTTGAAACAGAAAAATATGGATTAACCAATTCCACAGGAAATGCTGGTTTTACATATTAAATCTTTAAGATATTCAATATACCTATCTCTAATTACCTAATTTTGCAGCGATAGGGTTACTTATAATCCTAACCTTGAATTTCCTGCCTAAAAGGCCAATAATAAACAGTATATATTTTAGAGCATGTATTTTAGTCACATAAGACTTCTCATCACCATATTTACATGGTATTGCCGCTTCATTAACTTCTATTTCATGTTCAGATGCCTTATAAAGCATTTCAGATTCATATACATAATCATCATATTTTATATCTAAAAAAAGTTCCGCAGCATCCCTTGACATAGCCCTAAAACCACTCTGACTATCTGTAAGTTTAAAACCAGTTACAAATTTAATAAGACCCGTTGTAATTTTATTTGAAAGTTTTCTCCAGATCGGCATATTTTCCGGATTTCCATTTTTAAATCTTGAGCCTATTACCAGTTCATTATCCCCTATATTTGATATAAAGGAAGGTATGCAATCAGGATTATGTTGACCATCACCATCAAGCAATATTAAAACATCATAATCATGATTTAAAGCTTCTTTAAGTCCTGATTTTATAGCAGCCCCCTTACCCATATTTTTTTCATGTTTTACTATTTTAGCACCTGCACTTTTTGCGCGGCCATAAGTACTGTCACCCGAACCGTCGTCCACTACTAAAACATCACAGTATTTAAGTGCACATTTTACTACGCTTTCAATAGCTTTTTCTTCATTGTAGGCCGGAATTATAGTGATAAATTTCATTTTAACTTCCTGTTTAAATAAAGTTCATTAGATTACTTTTGTAAACATTGTCCCTAATAATATACAATTTTGTAAACATTTTATAAAAGTAAATGATATTCACTATTTAATTAATTTATCGTATTAAATTTTTACCGTATTTCACATTTTTCAAAATGAACTTTAAATAGTCTAAAAGTATTATAAAAAGAATCTAATTAATTTACAGTCGTAATTTAACTATTGATAAAAATATGATCATCTTTTAAAGATTATTTATACAAATAGAGAATGTGCACATACCTCAGTTTAAAGTTGAGGAAATACGTAGTATTTCCGAACCTTAAAATTTTATGAAAATAAAATTTTTAAAGTTGAGGAAAATGCATAGCATGCAAAAATCTACGATTTTTGCGTGTCAAAATCTCTCAAACACTTCGTAGAATTTTGACAGTGCTCGAGGGCATTAAAGTTTTTAACAAAATTGATTAATACTTTAAAATATAAATGATAGAATCATATCAATAACGTTAATGTGGTGTAAAATTAGTGTTTATATTGAATTTAAATAAATTTAGCCCAATTAAGACTTTTGAATGATTATTTAAATAAAGAACATATTTCATGCCAAATATAACCTTTATACTCATATCTAATTAAAGAAATACAATTGAAAGCTTTTAATATAATTTTAAAGATAAGGTGAAATTTATGAAAAGACTATTTGGAACATTTGGGGTCAGAAGACTCGCAAATACAGAATTAACTCCAGAATTTGCATCAAAAATTGCCGCATCCTATGGAACACTTGTAAAAGGGAAGGTTGCAGTTGGAGGAGACACAAGAACATCCACAGAAATGATAAAACATGCAGTAATAAGCGGTTTATTATCATCAGGATGTGATGTGATCGATCTTGGAGC
This Methanobacterium bryantii DNA region includes the following protein-coding sequences:
- a CDS encoding ATP-dependent DNA ligase; this encodes MKYKELVDVYESLNSTTKRLEKTTILAEFLKNTDAEILPIVTLLSLGKVFPTWSEKEMGVGLKILMKAISLVVGVSPEAVEDSVRDRGDIGLASEYLFSNRFQSTLFTMPLTIVKVYNNMEKMADKSGKKAQGKKIEILRELLSSASPKEAKYITRTVLEELRVGLGEGTLKDAISEAFNINKEVVERAMMLTNDPGLVAEVAKEEGEEGLKNLTLIPGKPVKPMLAQLSKSVKDDIKEMGYALCEVKYDGFRVQIHRIRDEIKVFTRRLDNIKDAVPEIVEYIENCLPHKDFIVEGEIIAMREGKPISFQYVLQRVRRKYEVERLRLEVPLTLYLFDTLYFEKPLIDTPFEQRRKILESISKIDDGKFGLSTQVKVTPEHTAYAEDLFKLAIEKGHEGIMIKDPHAPYMPGIRGKKMLKFKATPETLDLVIVGGIYGRGRRANLIGSYLVAAQDGTGALKTIAHTATGLDDNTLLELSNKVESSIIEKKGRKVKSEPEIILEVAFSEIVKSPEYEGGYSLRFPVVKRIREDLSIEDIDTVERVESIFKSKS
- a CDS encoding flippase-like domain-containing protein; the protein is MKRFYVFAVSIALIVLLVLWIGPVNIINAFKTAKWEWLLVALLIHLLVIEVRALRWGFIINKPFEIKNNYIVKTIGLFAGNFSPMRTAGEVLNALAGKKINKISLSEGLSAGLTERLFDFLIVALLLIISSIWIENMRFVSIMGAVGSLIMVLLVYLVNWREDTSIWIYNKIHPVLCKLPINNETLDNIYLKFTEGLKGMTSHTNSFTTSKNLVFVSILAFMSWILECFRLYVVFYAFNVQISFTSVIIILILANIIGIASALPGGIGSIELSLTGLFALFGVPAALGGSIALADRLVSFWMVSVLGIIFSSYYAKDILSEIKNYTLDIGVLKDE
- a CDS encoding OB-fold nucleic acid binding domain-containing protein; this encodes MKDSQIFTVALIIAILGLSGMILLSDKITPQEIKIKDLNKGMLDEDVSVVGMVEKIDKSPRSNTYFLQLRDGTGKTTAVVFDNAVLDLEKNNLTPLSFVNHRVKITGKVQQYNGNMELILNDGESLKILV
- a CDS encoding glycosyltransferase family 2 protein, which encodes MKFITIIPAYNEEKAIESVVKCALKYCDVLVVDDGSGDSTYGRAKSAGAKIVKHEKNMGKGAAIKSGLKEALNHDYDVLILLDGDGQHNPDCIPSFISNIGDNELVIGSRFKNGNPENMPIWRKLSNKITTGLIKFVTGFKLTDSQSGFRAMSRDAAELFLDIKYDDYVYESEMLYKASEHEIEVNEAAIPCKYGDEKSYVTKIHALKYILFIIGLLGRKFKVRIISNPIAAKLGN